The following coding sequences lie in one Populus nigra chromosome 15, ddPopNigr1.1, whole genome shotgun sequence genomic window:
- the LOC133673898 gene encoding protein SAWADEE HOMEODOMAIN HOMOLOG 1-like, which yields MDRLRRRQRPVFSGFTTAEIEKMERLLKESDQQLDKEFFQKVARRFSSSAARAGKPVVKWTEVQSWFRTRQQDCLSKVASSTDASNHDSPLPNSNSFNKTKESSRIPEGETIPDLSELKFEARSSKDGAWYDVDMFLSHRILASGDAEVRVRFVGFGAEEDEWVNVKNAVRERSIPLEHSECHKLKVGDLVCCFQERRDQAQYFDAHIVGIQRKTHDIRGCRCLFLVRYDHDNTEERVRLRRLCCRPA from the exons ATGGATCGTCTCCGCCGAAGACAGAGACCGGTGTTCTCTGGGTTCACAACGGCTGAG ATAGAGAAGATGGAGAGATTGCTAAAGGAATCAGACCAACAACTGGACAAGGAGTTCTTTCAGAAAGTTGCCAGGAGATTTAG CTCCTCTGCTGCCCGGGCTGGGAAACCTGTTGTTAAATGGACTGAG GTACAAAGTTGGTTCAGAACTAGGCAGCAGGATTGCCTGTCCAAAGTTGCATCTTCAACTGATGCTTCAAATCATGATTCTCCACTCCCGaattctaattcttttaataagacaaaagaaagttctcgAATTCCTGAAG GAGAAACAATCCCAGATTTGTCAGAGTTGAAATTTGAGGCAAGGTCATCAAAAGATGGGGCGTG gtATGATGTTGACATGTTCCTCTCTCATAGAATTCTTGCATCTGGGGATGCT gAAGTTCGTGTTAGATTTGTTGGATTTGGGGCTGAGGAGGATGAGTGGGTCAATGTAAAAAATGCAGTGCGAGAACGTTCAATTCCTCTTGAGCATTCAGAATGCCACAAATTGAAGGTCGGAGATTTAGTGTGCTGCTTTCag gAAAGAAGGGACCAGGCACAATACTTTGACGCCCACATTGTCGGCATTCAAAGGAAAACGCATGACATTAGAGGTTGCCGGTGCCTTTTCTTGGTTCGATATGATCATGACAACACTGAG GAAAGAGTCCGTTTGAGGAGGTTATGTTGCAGGCCGGCATAA
- the LOC133673923 gene encoding lachrymatory-factor synthase, which produces MEQDPQPKWEGKVSERLPKATADQIWPLLNDFFNLHKWFPSLATCYGIHGTNGEPGCIRHCEGSSIPSTDTNTDGHSQPVSWSSERLTVVDHVERSLSYEIVDSNIGFKSYVSTVKVVPQGDDGQDGCVIEWSFNVDPVAGLVLDELVRKYKVGLQQMAERLEDAV; this is translated from the coding sequence ATGGAGCAAGATCCACAGCCAAAATGGGAAGGCAAGGTCTCAGAAAGGCTACCAAAAGCCACAGCAGATCAAATATGGCCTCTCCTCAACGACTTCTTTAACCTCCACAAATGGTTTCCTAGCCTTGCCACCTGCTATGGCATCCATGGGACTAATGGTGAGCCAGGTTGCATAAGACACTGTGAGGGCTCCTCGATTCCGTCCACTGACACCAATACAGATGGCCACAGTCAGCCTGTTAGCTGGTCCTCTGAGAGATTAACAGTTGTTGATCATGTTGAACGTAGCTTGAGCTATGAGATAGTTGACAGCAATATTGGGTTCAAGTCATATGTTTCAACGGTCAAGGTTGTCCCACAAGGTGATGATGGTCAAGATGGGTGTGTGATCGAATGGTCATTCAATGTTGATCCAGTGGCAGGGTTGGTATTGGATGAGCTGGTGAGAAAGTATAAAGTGGGACTGCAGCAAATGGCCGAGAGACTGGAGGATGCAGTTTGA